Part of the Acidobacteriota bacterium genome is shown below.
AAATATCTGTTCCTCGTCAGGAATGGACTCGATTGGCGACCCGGCCGCTACGACACCGAAAAGGGGGAGACTGGCAGAAATGGGGCTCTCCAGATGCGGCGAGAGAACGAGGCCCCGCTTCTGGTGTTTTTCGCGCTGCAGGAATCCCTTTTTCTCAAGATGGGCTATATGCTTCTGTGCACTGGCGGTGGAGCGGAAGCCGAAAGCGTCTGCGATTTCCTGCAACGTCGGCGCTATGCCATCCATCTCGATCCGGCGAGAAATGAACTCCAACACGTCCCGCTGCCGCTCAGTGAGGTAGGTCATAATCGTTCTCCTCACCACCAACCATAGGTGACAATAAGGCGTAAGTCAATCCTGGCACGAAAAAGCGCGCCTTGCGAACGCGCTTTCATCCGAATCTGAAATGGTCGGGGCGAGTGGACTTGAACCACCGGCCTCACGGTCCCGAACCGTGCGCTCTACCAGACTGAGCTACGCCCCGCCGGGCGGCCACTCTAGCCAATTACCGCGCGTGACGCAACCCTCATCCCCGGTCTCTCGGGAAGTCCGCCGCCGCTCTGCCACCAACGGCGACTGCGGCGTCTCGGAGGACGCCGGCTAGAGACCGAAGAGCGTCGCCAGGATGACGGCAATCGACAGGGGGCACACCCACCGCACGAAGAACTGCCAGATGCCGCTAATGCGCGAAAAGAAGGCCGAGGTCGATCCGATCTCGGCTGCAGCACGCTGCAGGCCCCACACGAAGATACCGAAGAGACACAACATCAGAGAACCGAAAGCGAGCGAGAGATTTCCCCAAACGAAGTCCATCGCGGCAAAGAATCCCGGTTGCCCGAGAATCGTCTTGGTGGAAAAGGGAACCATCCCAGCCATATCGAGAGCCGAAGGGATACCCACAAGGAACGTTGCCCCACCGACCGCCCATACCGCTCGTGAGCGTGGCCAATCCAGCTCATCGACGAAATATGCCGTGACCACCTCAAGCAGGGAAACCGTCGAGGTCAACGCGGCGACCGACAAGAGAAAGAAGAACAAGAGCGCCACACCAGTGCCGCCTGCCATCTCCGCAAAGACCGCCGGCAACACCTGGAAGATGAGCGTTGTCCCACTGGCCGGGTTTTGGCCGAGGGCGAAGACGGCCGGAAAAATCATCAGTCCGGCGAGGATCGCAATGGCTGTATCGAAAACAACGACCCACGTTCCGCAGCGGAGCACATCCTGTTTCTTCGACAGATAGGAGCCGTAGGTCAACATTGCGCCCATGCCGAGAGAAAGAGAGAAAAACGCCTGTGACATTGCGTTGAGGATCACGCGACCGCCGATTTTGGTGAAATCGGGCATCAGGAACCACTTGACGCCTTCGAGAGAGCCGGGAAGCATGAGGCCCCGCACGATCACGCCGAGCATGGTGACCAAGAGCAGGGGCATGAGGATCTTGGCCCATCGTTCGATACCGCGCTGCACGCCGCCAACCACCACCAGCACGGTCAAAATCAAGAACAAGGCGAAGTACAGGATGGTAATGGTTGAGGTCCCGTGGTACGCAGCCGCATTGCCTTGAACCAGGCTCTGACCGTACGTCACACAGTAGGCAACGACCTTGCCGGCTATGACCGCGTAGTAGGACAGAATCCCGAGACCCGTGATCAGTGCGAGGTAGCCAAGGTACCGCCACCTGGTGCCCGGACGGATAGCGAGGAACGCCCCGACCGGGTTCTTCTGGGTCGCCCGGCCCAGGCTGATCTCGAGCAGCATCACCGGCAGGGCAATGAACACCACACAGATCAAGTACACGAAAACGAAGGCTCCACCCCCGCTCTCGCCAGCCACGTATGGAAACCGCCAGATGTTGCCGAGACCGATGGCCGAACCCGCCGCGGCGAGAACGAACCCCAGTTGCGAACTCCACTCGCCCCGACCAGTTGGTGCACTCA
Proteins encoded:
- the lexA gene encoding transcriptional repressor LexA yields the protein MTYLTERQRDVLEFISRRIEMDGIAPTLQEIADAFGFRSTASAQKHIAHLEKKGFLQREKHQKRGLVLSPHLESPISASLPLFGVVAAGSPIESIPDEEQIFVPSEFLRSGDHYVLRVRGDSMVGEGINDGDLVVVQRSAAAPDGEMVVALVRDEVTLKRIYREGDSAVRLQPANPSMPPMIAPAEDVRVQGIIVGLLRRY
- a CDS encoding sodium-dependent transporter, which encodes MSAPTGRGEWSSQLGFVLAAAGSAIGLGNIWRFPYVAGESGGGAFVFVYLICVVFIALPVMLLEISLGRATQKNPVGAFLAIRPGTRWRYLGYLALITGLGILSYYAVIAGKVVAYCVTYGQSLVQGNAAAYHGTSTITILYFALFLILTVLVVVGGVQRGIERWAKILMPLLLVTMLGVIVRGLMLPGSLEGVKWFLMPDFTKIGGRVILNAMSQAFFSLSLGMGAMLTYGSYLSKKQDVLRCGTWVVVFDTAIAILAGLMIFPAVFALGQNPASGTTLIFQVLPAVFAEMAGGTGVALLFFFLLSVAALTSTVSLLEVVTAYFVDELDWPRSRAVWAVGGATFLVGIPSALDMAGMVPFSTKTILGQPGFFAAMDFVWGNLSLAFGSLMLCLFGIFVWGLQRAAAEIGSTSAFFSRISGIWQFFVRWVCPLSIAVILATLFGL